A portion of the Nitratidesulfovibrio termitidis HI1 genome contains these proteins:
- a CDS encoding DivIVA domain-containing protein has protein sequence MSVSRIDLLNHSFSKSLRGYTTEEVDRMMQEAADAIGRLSEEKAALAGQVARLEERLAEFRERESTLRDTLMTTQRVTADLKASAQREAQLIIDAAHSKAENLINQGQLRLARIQEDIAEARKVKAQFEMKVRAVVQQHLRMLDMAREDDEELEAAAARIAGRQKGGQA, from the coding sequence ATGTCCGTGAGCCGCATAGATCTGCTGAACCACAGCTTTTCCAAGTCCCTGCGAGGCTACACCACCGAAGAGGTGGACAGGATGATGCAGGAGGCTGCGGATGCCATTGGCCGCCTGAGCGAGGAAAAGGCCGCGCTGGCCGGGCAGGTGGCGCGGCTTGAAGAACGCCTGGCAGAATTCAGGGAGCGGGAATCGACGTTGCGAGACACGTTGATGACCACCCAGAGGGTTACCGCCGACCTCAAGGCAAGTGCCCAGAGGGAGGCGCAGCTGATCATCGACGCTGCCCATTCCAAGGCGGAGAACCTCATCAATCAGGGGCAGCTCCGCCTTGCGCGCATTCAGGAGGACATAGCCGAGGCCCGCAAGGTCAAGGCGCAGTTCGAGATGAAGGTGCGCGCCGTGGTGCAGCAGCACCTGCGCATGCTGGACATGGCCCGCGAGGACGACGAGGAACTGGAGGCCGCCGCGGCGCGTATTGCCGGGCGGCAGAAGGGTGGCCAAGCCTGA
- a CDS encoding NADPH-dependent FMN reductase, protein MSTIFNVAVIVGSLRKDSLNRKMAKALVELAPPALRLEFVEVGSLPLYNQDLDDEGTPPAAWGDFRKTLKGMDAVLFLTPEYNRSMPATIKNALDVGSRPYGSSVWNGKPAAVVSVSPGNIGGFGANHHLRQSLVFLNMPPLQQPEAYIGGADKLFGPDGALTDASMREFGAKFMNAFAGWVATNVKR, encoded by the coding sequence ATGAGCACCATATTCAACGTCGCCGTCATCGTGGGCAGCCTGCGCAAGGATTCGCTGAACCGCAAGATGGCCAAGGCCCTGGTGGAACTGGCCCCGCCTGCGTTGCGCCTCGAATTCGTGGAGGTGGGCAGCCTGCCGCTGTACAATCAGGATCTGGACGACGAAGGCACCCCGCCTGCCGCCTGGGGTGATTTTCGCAAGACCCTCAAGGGGATGGACGCCGTATTGTTTCTGACGCCGGAATACAACCGCTCCATGCCGGCCACCATCAAGAACGCGCTGGACGTAGGTTCGCGCCCGTACGGCAGCAGCGTGTGGAACGGCAAGCCCGCTGCCGTCGTCAGCGTGTCGCCGGGCAACATCGGCGGCTTCGGCGCCAACCATCACCTGCGCCAGTCGCTGGTGTTCCTGAACATGCCCCCGTTGCAGCAGCCGGAAGCGTACATCGGCGGCGCGGACAAGCTGTTCGGTCCCGATGGCGCCCTTACCGATGCTTCCATGCGCGAGTTCGGCGCCAAGTTCATGAACGCCTTTGCGGGGTGGGTGGCCACCAACGTCAAGCGCTGA
- a CDS encoding twin-arginine translocase TatA/TatE family subunit, giving the protein MFGIGIQELLVVLVLVLLVFGANKLPEIGGGLGRAIRNFKRATSEPDEIDITPGKKNGKIDKDDKQA; this is encoded by the coding sequence ATGTTCGGTATCGGCATTCAGGAATTGTTGGTCGTTCTCGTTCTGGTCCTGCTGGTGTTCGGGGCCAACAAGCTGCCCGAAATCGGCGGCGGGCTCGGGCGTGCCATCCGGAACTTCAAGCGGGCCACCAGCGAGCCCGATGAAATCGACATCACTCCGGGCAAGAAGAACGGCAAGATCGACAAGGACGACAAGCAGGCATAA
- a CDS encoding sirohydrochlorin cobaltochelatase, which translates to MKKGILLAAFGSGTPQGQSTLRLFDERVRALFPDVPVRWAFTSVVMRNRLAAARKKTDSVQKALRKMWFEKYTHVAVQSLHSIPGAEYADLLADVEGMRATEGRQEGFVRASVGAPLLDSDEDIRRATAALLTHLPPERAPGEACVFMGHGTWHEGESRYGVLSAQVRQRDPLVHIGTMDGDCTIDDILPRLVEAGVRRVWLLPLLSVVGRHAMLDMAGDAPDSWRSRIVAAGMDCVPVLRGTAEYGGFVDIWLDHLGVALGALDAEGGADVDEGGVSTR; encoded by the coding sequence ATGAAAAAAGGCATCCTTCTCGCCGCATTCGGCTCCGGCACCCCGCAGGGGCAGTCCACCCTTCGTCTGTTCGACGAACGGGTGCGCGCGCTGTTTCCCGACGTGCCGGTGCGCTGGGCGTTCACCTCGGTTGTCATGCGCAACCGGCTGGCAGCCGCGCGCAAGAAGACCGATTCCGTGCAGAAGGCCCTGCGCAAGATGTGGTTCGAAAAGTACACCCATGTCGCCGTGCAGTCGCTGCATTCCATCCCCGGCGCGGAGTATGCCGACCTGCTGGCCGACGTGGAGGGTATGCGCGCGACGGAAGGCAGGCAGGAAGGCTTCGTGCGGGCCAGCGTGGGCGCTCCCCTGCTGGATTCCGACGAGGACATCCGCCGCGCCACCGCCGCGCTGCTGACCCATCTGCCGCCGGAGCGCGCCCCCGGCGAGGCCTGCGTGTTCATGGGGCACGGCACCTGGCACGAGGGCGAATCGCGCTACGGGGTGCTGTCCGCCCAGGTGCGCCAGCGCGACCCGTTGGTGCACATTGGCACCATGGACGGCGATTGCACCATCGACGACATCCTGCCCCGCCTCGTGGAGGCCGGGGTGCGCCGGGTGTGGCTGCTGCCGCTGCTTTCCGTGGTGGGGCGGCATGCCATGCTGGACATGGCCGGTGACGCGCCGGATTCGTGGCGGTCGCGCATCGTGGCGGCGGGCATGGACTGCGTGCCCGTGCTGCGCGGCACGGCGGAATATGGCGGCTTCGTCGACATCTGGCTGGACCATCTGGGCGTGGCCTTGGGTGCGCTGGACGCGGAAGGGGGCGCTGATGTGGATGAGGGCGGGGTGTCGACCCGATAG
- a CDS encoding FAD-dependent oxidoreductase, translating to MRRIVVIGSGVGAGKLAARVKRLLPGCEVNMIMPEAGAEGSGPFSACIAGRRASRVLLAAREVGVLDASELSVDLDANTVITGSSRGRLAVRYDQLAMEIDATPRIPRALRGAPNVFAWPCADATGLDALLAERVAAGACRAVVVGQGAEALEALRLARAAGATPVWVRTRAAVGDAANAVDADMWRHAARMARRNGVETVNWTGVAMERMGALPAEGGGFAGLVAVAPERAEGAGGSELRVEGDLFIWTAPMVVQNPALTLDGISLDDTGRIDVDGCLRTGAPGVYVFGTGVGVERMAPDGSVEQAAAVPAEVPGLVRALADHLASIDGSGVSVAPARGVAACPAGELAAELARSDAAAVAGVADDQAADLAADLAMALGDCPCRLPALGAVHGEGPGVTVSAVGLGSAACVRAEVETEFSVYATPAVQGGAGRNASGEEADDAAAWGGLPAGHAVKLLAARSGGALLGAQVVGRDAELCAAVVSAASLALRAGMRVADLAQAELPGGAGELLRRAAAVLANKLAGRYFGITADEFIASRETGAEFFTLDLRSAPDWRAGHLPDAYNIPHTQLRKRLQDEVPRFTPIVLVAATSDAAWSVACMLGGLGATDLYVLDGGMAFWPHALETA from the coding sequence ATGCGACGCATCGTTGTCATAGGTTCCGGTGTGGGGGCGGGCAAGCTTGCCGCGCGCGTCAAGCGGCTGCTGCCGGGGTGCGAGGTGAACATGATCATGCCCGAGGCGGGAGCCGAAGGCAGCGGTCCGTTTTCCGCGTGCATTGCGGGGCGGCGCGCCTCGCGCGTGCTGCTGGCCGCCCGTGAGGTGGGCGTGCTGGATGCCTCCGAACTTTCCGTGGACCTCGACGCCAATACCGTCATCACCGGCTCCAGCCGGGGCAGGCTGGCCGTGCGCTACGATCAGCTGGCCATGGAAATCGACGCCACCCCGCGCATTCCCCGCGCCCTGCGCGGCGCGCCCAACGTGTTCGCCTGGCCCTGCGCCGACGCCACGGGCCTTGATGCCCTGCTGGCAGAGCGCGTGGCTGCCGGTGCCTGCCGGGCCGTGGTGGTGGGGCAGGGGGCCGAGGCGCTGGAAGCCCTGCGCCTTGCCCGCGCCGCCGGGGCCACCCCGGTGTGGGTGCGCACCCGCGCCGCAGTTGGCGACGCCGCCAACGCAGTGGATGCCGACATGTGGCGCCACGCGGCGCGCATGGCCCGCCGCAACGGCGTGGAAACGGTGAACTGGACCGGCGTGGCCATGGAACGCATGGGCGCGCTGCCCGCCGAAGGCGGCGGTTTTGCCGGGCTGGTGGCCGTTGCCCCCGAACGTGCAGAAGGGGCAGGCGGTTCCGAACTGCGCGTGGAAGGCGACCTGTTCATCTGGACCGCCCCCATGGTGGTGCAGAATCCTGCCCTGACCCTGGACGGCATCAGCCTTGACGACACCGGGCGCATCGACGTGGACGGCTGCCTGCGCACCGGCGCGCCCGGCGTGTACGTGTTCGGCACCGGCGTCGGCGTCGAGCGCATGGCCCCGGACGGCAGCGTGGAGCAGGCCGCCGCCGTGCCTGCGGAGGTGCCGGGCCTTGTCCGCGCCCTGGCCGACCATCTGGCCTCCATCGACGGCAGCGGTGTCAGCGTGGCCCCCGCGCGGGGCGTGGCTGCCTGCCCCGCAGGTGAACTGGCGGCGGAACTGGCCCGGTCCGATGCTGCGGCCGTCGCGGGCGTGGCCGATGATCAGGCTGCCGATCTGGCTGCCGATCTGGCCATGGCGCTGGGCGACTGCCCCTGCCGCCTGCCCGCCCTGGGCGCCGTGCACGGCGAAGGCCCCGGCGTCACCGTGTCCGCCGTGGGGCTGGGCTCTGCCGCCTGCGTCCGGGCCGAGGTGGAAACCGAGTTTTCCGTGTACGCAACGCCCGCCGTGCAGGGTGGGGCTGGCCGGAACGCCTCTGGTGAAGAGGCGGACGATGCCGCCGCCTGGGGCGGTCTGCCCGCAGGGCATGCCGTGAAGTTGCTGGCCGCCAGGTCCGGCGGCGCGCTGCTGGGTGCGCAGGTGGTCGGGCGCGACGCCGAACTGTGCGCCGCCGTGGTGTCCGCCGCGTCGCTTGCGCTGCGCGCGGGCATGCGCGTGGCCGATCTTGCCCAGGCGGAACTGCCCGGCGGGGCCGGTGAACTGCTGCGCCGCGCCGCGGCCGTGCTGGCCAACAAGCTGGCGGGCCGCTACTTCGGCATCACCGCTGACGAATTCATCGCCTCGCGCGAGACCGGGGCGGAATTCTTCACCCTGGACCTGCGCAGCGCGCCAGACTGGCGTGCGGGCCACCTGCCCGACGCGTACAACATCCCGCACACCCAGTTGCGCAAGCGGTTGCAGGACGAAGTGCCGCGCTTCACGCCCATCGTGCTGGTGGCGGCAACCTCCGACGCGGCATGGAGCGTGGCGTGCATGCTGGGCGGCCTTGGGGCCACCGACCTCTACGTGCTGGACGGCGGCATGGCCTTCTGGCCCCACGCGCTGGAGACGGCATGA
- a CDS encoding YggT family protein has protein sequence MFVFSNLIFGVARVLDAVLNLYFWIVIVSAVLSWVNPDPYNPIVRILRNLTEPVFYRVRKWIPFTYLGGLDLSPVVVLLAIQFISAVLVQSLYQFAVTMR, from the coding sequence ATGTTCGTTTTCTCGAATCTCATTTTCGGCGTGGCGCGCGTGCTGGATGCCGTGCTGAACCTGTATTTCTGGATCGTCATTGTTTCGGCGGTCCTCTCGTGGGTCAATCCGGATCCCTACAATCCCATCGTGCGCATTCTGCGCAACCTGACGGAGCCGGTGTTCTACCGGGTCCGCAAGTGGATTCCGTTCACCTACCTGGGGGGGCTGGACCTGTCCCCGGTGGTGGTGTTGCTGGCCATCCAGTTCATCAGCGCCGTGCTTGTCCAGTCGTTGTACCAGTTCGCCGTCACCATGCGATAG
- a CDS encoding IscA/HesB family protein: protein MFEITENARKELDAYFADKQKNPIRVYLAPGGUSGPRLALALDEPNDTDNVFEEGGYTFCVNAELLTMAESIRIDISYMGFSVESGKPLGGGSSCGGCGSAGSCGS, encoded by the coding sequence ATGTTCGAAATCACCGAAAACGCCCGCAAGGAGCTTGATGCCTACTTTGCGGACAAGCAGAAGAACCCCATCCGGGTCTACCTTGCCCCCGGCGGCTGAAGCGGTCCCCGGCTGGCCCTGGCTCTGGATGAGCCTAACGATACCGACAACGTCTTCGAAGAAGGCGGCTACACCTTCTGCGTGAACGCCGAACTTCTGACCATGGCGGAATCCATCCGCATCGACATCAGCTACATGGGGTTCTCGGTGGAATCCGGCAAGCCGCTTGGCGGCGGCAGCAGCTGCGGCGGCTGCGGCAGCGCTGGCAGCTGCGGTTCGTAA
- a CDS encoding HAD family hydrolase — protein MYPTVHRLQQLFPRGLKGIIFDCDGVLFDSRASNIQYYNLILGALGQPPMSRADEDYTHMASVGQSLARIVPPALMSKLPEARKRIVYRRDILPLLEPEPGLMALLRWLRDAGLRRGICTNRTTTMEYVLDHFGMTELFFPVMTASRVRAKPHPEGICATLDAWGLARDEVAFMGDTIADEETARMAGVCFWAYRSPSLTARLHLDDFWTLRRVLAEYVRQERGQERGQGCAWMNGGNAASGCFRR, from the coding sequence GTGTATCCAACGGTTCATCGCCTTCAGCAGCTGTTTCCCAGGGGCCTCAAGGGCATCATCTTCGATTGCGACGGCGTGCTGTTCGACTCGCGCGCGTCCAACATCCAGTACTACAACCTCATCCTTGGCGCGCTGGGCCAGCCGCCCATGTCGCGCGCGGACGAGGACTACACCCACATGGCCTCGGTGGGGCAGTCGCTGGCGCGCATCGTGCCGCCCGCGCTCATGTCGAAACTGCCCGAGGCGCGCAAGCGCATCGTCTACCGGCGCGACATCCTGCCCCTGCTGGAGCCGGAACCGGGCCTGATGGCTCTGTTGCGCTGGCTGCGCGATGCGGGCCTGCGCCGGGGCATCTGCACCAACCGCACCACCACCATGGAATACGTGCTCGACCACTTCGGCATGACCGAGCTGTTCTTTCCGGTCATGACGGCGTCGCGCGTGCGGGCCAAACCCCACCCGGAGGGCATCTGCGCCACCCTGGACGCCTGGGGCCTTGCCCGCGACGAGGTGGCCTTCATGGGCGACACCATCGCCGACGAGGAAACCGCCCGCATGGCCGGGGTGTGCTTTTGGGCCTATCGCAGCCCGTCGCTGACCGCGCGCCTGCATCTGGACGACTTCTGGACGCTGCGCCGGGTGCTGGCGGAGTATGTCAGGCAAGAGCGGGGGCAAGAGCGTGGGCAGGGTTGCGCGTGGATGAACGGCGGAAACGCCGCGTCCGGCTGCTTCCGCCGCTAG
- a CDS encoding DUF167 domain-containing protein, with protein MAKPDPVRPEWAAPAGEGQWAVLVRAVPGARKSGCEGTADGRLKVRLAAPAVDNKANKALEEFVASALGMRRNRVRLVSGHTSRLKKLIVESDVEPSWGLLGTCGKEQPSTP; from the coding sequence GTGGCCAAGCCTGATCCCGTCCGCCCCGAATGGGCGGCCCCTGCCGGGGAAGGGCAATGGGCGGTGCTGGTGCGGGCGGTGCCCGGTGCGCGCAAAAGCGGGTGCGAGGGCACGGCGGACGGAAGGCTGAAGGTGCGCCTGGCCGCACCGGCCGTGGACAACAAGGCCAACAAGGCGCTGGAGGAATTCGTGGCCTCCGCGCTGGGAATGCGCCGCAACCGCGTGCGCCTGGTATCCGGCCACACGAGCCGGTTGAAGAAACTGATCGTCGAATCGGATGTGGAGCCCAGCTGGGGCCTGCTTGGCACGTGTGGGAAAGAACAACCCTCAACGCCATAG
- the ilvN gene encoding acetolactate synthase small subunit translates to MRHVLSVLVENEPGVLSRVAGLFSGRGFNIESLNVAPTLEEGVSLMTITTSGEEQIIEQIVKQLRKLVTVIKVVDFIDVSAVEREMMMVKVQADDARRAEVLRIADIFRCKVVDVSLNDLTLEATGDHGKIQAILSLLARFGIKEIARTGTVAMRRSMQPETT, encoded by the coding sequence ATGCGACATGTGCTTTCCGTTCTCGTGGAGAACGAACCGGGCGTGCTGTCCCGGGTGGCGGGGCTGTTCAGCGGACGCGGTTTCAACATCGAATCGCTGAACGTGGCCCCCACGCTGGAAGAGGGCGTTTCGCTCATGACCATCACCACCAGCGGCGAGGAGCAGATCATCGAGCAGATCGTCAAGCAGCTGCGCAAGCTGGTGACGGTGATCAAGGTGGTGGACTTCATCGACGTGTCCGCCGTGGAACGCGAGATGATGATGGTCAAGGTGCAGGCCGACGACGCCCGCCGGGCCGAGGTGCTGCGCATTGCCGACATCTTTCGCTGCAAGGTGGTGGATGTCAGCCTGAACGACCTGACCCTGGAAGCCACCGGCGACCACGGAAAGATCCAGGCCATCCTGAGCCTGCTGGCGCGTTTCGGCATCAAGGAAATCGCCCGCACCGGCACCGTGGCCATGCGGCGGTCCATGCAGCCGGAAACGACCTGA
- the ilvB gene encoding biosynthetic-type acetolactate synthase large subunit — translation MELNGARILLECLKREGVDVLFGYPGGAVIDIYDELPRHDIRHILVRHEQAAVHAADGFARASGKVGVCLVTSGPGATNTVTGIATAYADSIPMVVLTGQVPTPLIGNDAFQEVDIVGITRPCTKHNYLVKDVRDLARVLRQAFYLARSGRPGPVLVDLPKDVMQAKTEFAWPEDVKMRSYNPTYRPNLNQLRRAVEALIEARRPLFFAGGGVVMSDASEELGWLARTLSIPVTSTLMGLGAFPGDDPLWLGMIGMHGTYAGNKAVNNADCIVAVGARFDDRVTGRLSAFASGARIIHIDIDPTSIRKNVQVDIPVVGDCRKALAGIREIATTRLAEKDWATAHEPWLTQVTTWRTEQPLTYVQNGSIKPQQVVETIFSITRGDAIVTTEVGQNQMWTAQFFTFRKPRTLLTSGGLGTMGYGFPAAIGAQFAFPDKLVIDMAGDGSIQMNIQELATAVCNKLPIKIVILNNGYLGMVRQWQELFYQRNYCSTCMEAQPDFVKLAEAYGAEGYRITEPGELESTLRAAFASPHTAVIDVRVEREENVYPMVPAGAALDEMLLV, via the coding sequence ATGGAACTGAACGGGGCCCGGATTCTGCTGGAATGCCTCAAACGGGAAGGCGTGGACGTACTGTTCGGCTACCCCGGCGGGGCCGTCATAGATATTTATGACGAACTGCCCCGGCACGATATCCGGCACATATTGGTCCGGCACGAACAGGCGGCGGTGCACGCCGCCGACGGTTTTGCCCGCGCATCGGGCAAGGTGGGCGTCTGTCTGGTCACTTCCGGACCGGGCGCCACCAATACCGTGACCGGCATCGCCACGGCCTATGCCGACTCCATTCCCATGGTCGTGCTGACGGGGCAGGTACCCACCCCCCTCATCGGCAACGACGCCTTCCAGGAAGTGGACATCGTCGGCATCACCCGCCCGTGCACCAAGCACAACTATCTGGTGAAGGACGTGCGCGACCTTGCCCGCGTGCTGCGGCAGGCCTTTTATCTGGCCCGCTCCGGCAGGCCGGGTCCCGTTCTTGTCGATCTGCCCAAGGACGTCATGCAGGCGAAGACCGAATTCGCCTGGCCAGAGGACGTCAAGATGCGCAGCTACAATCCCACCTACCGGCCCAACCTGAACCAGTTGCGCCGCGCGGTGGAGGCCCTTATCGAGGCCAGGCGCCCGCTGTTCTTCGCGGGGGGCGGCGTGGTCATGTCCGACGCCAGCGAAGAGCTTGGCTGGCTGGCCCGCACCCTGAGCATTCCGGTAACCTCCACCCTGATGGGCCTTGGCGCCTTTCCGGGCGACGACCCGCTGTGGCTGGGCATGATCGGCATGCACGGCACCTACGCGGGCAACAAGGCCGTGAACAACGCCGACTGCATCGTGGCCGTGGGCGCGCGCTTCGACGACCGGGTGACCGGACGCCTTTCCGCGTTTGCCTCGGGCGCGCGCATCATCCACATCGACATCGACCCCACGTCCATCCGCAAGAACGTGCAGGTGGACATTCCCGTGGTGGGCGACTGCCGCAAGGCGCTGGCGGGCATCCGCGAGATAGCCACCACCCGCCTGGCCGAAAAGGACTGGGCAACGGCGCACGAGCCGTGGCTGACCCAGGTTACCACCTGGCGCACCGAACAGCCCCTGACCTACGTGCAGAATGGCTCCATCAAGCCGCAGCAGGTGGTGGAAACCATCTTCTCCATCACCCGGGGCGACGCCATCGTCACCACCGAGGTGGGCCAGAACCAGATGTGGACGGCCCAGTTCTTCACCTTCCGCAAGCCGCGCACGCTGCTTACCTCCGGCGGGCTCGGCACCATGGGCTACGGCTTTCCGGCCGCCATCGGCGCGCAGTTCGCCTTTCCGGACAAGCTGGTCATCGACATGGCGGGCGACGGTTCCATCCAGATGAACATCCAGGAACTGGCCACCGCCGTGTGCAACAAGCTGCCCATCAAGATCGTGATCCTGAACAACGGCTACCTCGGCATGGTACGCCAGTGGCAGGAACTGTTCTACCAGCGCAACTACTGCTCCACCTGCATGGAGGCGCAGCCCGACTTCGTGAAGCTGGCCGAGGCCTACGGGGCCGAAGGCTACCGCATTACCGAGCCGGGCGAGCTGGAATCCACGCTGCGCGCGGCCTTCGCCTCGCCTCACACCGCCGTCATCGACGTGCGGGTGGAACGCGAGGAGAACGTGTACCCCATGGTGCCCGCTGGCGCGGCCCTGGACGAAATGCTGCTGGTCTAG
- the ilvC gene encoding ketol-acid reductoisomerase, translating to MKVYYEQDATLEVLKDKTVAIIGYGSQGHAHAQNLRDSGINVVVGQRPGGANYELAKEHGFAPLPVAEAAAKADLIMILLPDQVQAAIYEAEIKPNLKPGNALLFAHGFNIHFGQIEPPKDVDVFMIAPKGPGHLVRRTYTEGGGVPCLVAIHQDATGKAMEKALAYAKGVGGARSGVIETTFKEETETDLFGEQAVLCGGLSSLIKAGFETLVEAGYQPEIAYFECLHEVKLIVDLIYEGGLAKMRHSISDTAEYGDYVTGRRIVTEETKKEMKKVLQEIQEGTFARNFILEAKAGYPGFKATRRIEADHQIEKVGGKLRGMMPWLHRK from the coding sequence ATGAAGGTCTATTACGAACAGGATGCGACACTGGAGGTCCTGAAGGACAAGACCGTGGCCATCATCGGCTACGGCAGTCAGGGCCACGCGCACGCTCAGAACCTGCGCGACTCCGGGATCAACGTCGTTGTCGGGCAGCGTCCCGGCGGGGCCAACTACGAACTCGCCAAGGAACACGGCTTTGCGCCGCTACCCGTGGCCGAGGCCGCAGCCAAGGCCGACCTCATCATGATCCTACTCCCCGACCAGGTACAGGCTGCGATCTACGAAGCGGAAATCAAGCCGAACCTGAAGCCGGGCAACGCACTGTTGTTCGCCCACGGGTTCAACATCCACTTCGGCCAGATCGAGCCCCCGAAGGACGTCGACGTCTTCATGATCGCCCCCAAGGGGCCGGGCCATCTCGTTCGCCGCACCTACACCGAGGGGGGCGGCGTCCCCTGCCTCGTCGCCATCCACCAAGATGCGACCGGCAAGGCCATGGAGAAGGCTCTGGCGTACGCCAAGGGCGTTGGTGGTGCGCGTTCCGGCGTCATCGAAACCACCTTCAAGGAAGAAACCGAGACCGACCTGTTCGGTGAACAGGCGGTGCTGTGCGGCGGTCTTTCGTCGCTCATCAAGGCCGGTTTCGAAACCCTGGTCGAAGCGGGCTACCAGCCCGAAATCGCCTACTTCGAGTGCCTGCATGAAGTGAAGCTCATCGTCGACCTCATCTACGAGGGCGGCCTTGCCAAGATGCGCCACTCCATCAGCGACACCGCAGAATACGGCGACTACGTCACCGGCCGCCGCATCGTGACCGAGGAAACGAAGAAGGAAATGAAGAAGGTGCTCCAGGAAATCCAGGAAGGCACCTTCGCCCGCAACTTCATCCTCGAGGCCAAGGCCGGGTACCCCGGCTTCAAGGCCACCCGCCGCATCGAAGCCGACCACCAGATCGAAAAGGTGGGCGGCAAGCTGCGCGGCATGATGCCCTGGCTGCACAGGAAGTAG